Proteins from a genomic interval of Firmicutes bacterium HGW-Firmicutes-1:
- a CDS encoding DNA-3-methyladenine glycosylase I, whose amino-acid sequence MSEKQRCWWAGTDLTYCQYHDEEWGRPSHDDRHLFEMLCLEGAQAGLSWITVLKKRVHYQKVFKGFDPIEVANMTDEELENILLDPGIIRNRLKVYGFRKNAKAFLVVVEEFGSFEKYLWNFVDDQVMINNFSSAQEVPTKTEISDYMSKDLKKRGFTFVGSTICYAYMQAVGLVNDHTTDCFRYQETLK is encoded by the coding sequence ATAAGTGAGAAACAACGTTGCTGGTGGGCTGGTACAGATCTAACGTATTGTCAATATCATGACGAAGAATGGGGTAGACCTAGTCATGATGATCGACACCTGTTTGAGATGCTCTGTTTAGAAGGTGCCCAGGCTGGATTATCTTGGATTACCGTTTTGAAAAAGAGAGTGCACTACCAGAAGGTGTTTAAAGGATTTGATCCGATAGAAGTTGCCAATATGACGGATGAAGAGCTAGAAAACATTTTGCTAGACCCAGGAATTATTCGTAATCGTCTGAAGGTTTATGGCTTTCGTAAAAATGCAAAGGCGTTTCTGGTCGTTGTCGAGGAATTTGGCTCATTTGAAAAGTACCTATGGAATTTTGTGGATGATCAAGTTATGATCAACAATTTTTCTTCAGCTCAAGAAGTACCAACCAAAACAGAAATCAGCGATTATATGTCAAAAGATCTTAAAAAAAGAGGGTTTACCTTTGTTGGTTCAACAATTTGTTATGCCTATATGCAAGCCGTGGGTTTGGTGAATGACCATACGACAGATTGTTTTAGGTATCAGGAAACTTTGAAATAG